Below is a window of Rhodamnia argentea isolate NSW1041297 chromosome 11, ASM2092103v1, whole genome shotgun sequence DNA.
CGTAAAAGACAAGGCGTGAAGTCGCGTCGGAATACCTCTTTGGATCGTGGGCCTCTCTGCTTTTAATTGGCTTGGCCTTCAAGAGAATTTTCTCGCACTGTTGTAACCACGTCCATGAAACTCGCAAAGTACAAGAGACTCAGCTCCGATCCTGAACGCGTATCTTGGTCCCCCCCCCTTGCTAAAGAGATCAATCAATAATTGAAACCATAGACCTGTCCCCGACTCTCATCAGTCCTTTTCCGACACCAGTCATTCCACGGCCGAAAAATTCAGATTCTAGGAAAGAAGAAATGGACGGCCTCTTAAATTTTCACATACGTAGGCACCATGAAAGCAAAGCACAAGAGTCCCCCAACTCTCCCAGACGCCTTGCAGCTTCGCAAAGCATGAATTTCAAGCATCGTTTGCAGTAATTTCGCGAAAGAAATGATAAACTTCCTATAGAAAAATGAGCTAACTGTATACGTCTCCCTCGCGGTCTTCTGTTGTTAGGAGCGAAAAGCTGAGGCTATTACCAAGCTATGAGAGTAAAATATCCACGTTGAACAGCAAAAAGAGTTTCCAGGATTACTTACGAGCAAAGAATCAAATGCCCAATATCCCTTTTCTTGCCGGATCCATTCTATAAGAAAAATTAGTGCTGATAGCAATGTTTGACAGAACTAGCCATCAGATTTCTTTAGACAAGTTTCGAATTAGTAATTAAGGACATTATAAATCCAACAGCATTTCTAGCTACAGAAAGCAGAGTCTTGTGTTTTATAACCAGCAAGCCAATCCATGGAGccttcgataaaaaaaaatgaaaacccgTAGAGCCAACCTTCCTATGACAGGCTTCCTCATCATATAAAGGAAATTGACAATCAGACATAATGGCGTCCGTGATGAATTGAAAAACTGAGACTGAGTCAAAATGTGCGAGCGCCTTAATCAGACAAACGAGTTCAGCAGGTACAATGAGCAATCAAGTAGATTATGCTTTGATGAAATTCTtggaaaaagaatttaaaagaaTCTAAAAAGACCAACTCCATAATTTAAAGAATGGATCACACCACTGAGCTTTGCTCACAGGGTTACAACTTACAACTATTGGCTCCAAAACTTTTGAAAGAGGAGAATCATGATGAACAAGTATTTCACCTCGTCTCATAGGGCATATAGTTCTTTCTCAAAGGCCAAAATTGCACATTTGGACAAATTCCATATCATTGTCGACATACTTGGTCCAGAGATTTTTATATTGGTTCAAAGCAACATCTAGCCAAGGTTTCATGTTTCCACTGTAGTGTATAACTGCCGCATGGTTAATCTCATCCATGCTAATGCTTGGATTATACCCAAGCCCCAGAACATGCCAAGACTTGTCCAATGATTTTGTTGAAGAGTAGAAGGTGATCAGGCCAGGTGGAAGAGTGCCTGATTTCCATAATGTCTGATCTTCATTCTGTCAAGAAAAGTCAAACCAAAACAGCCAATAAATGATTTCAGCTGCCACTATCTAGCATCGGTTGGTAAAATTTTAACGAGAGCGCGAGATTCTAAGCAAATAATGAGGTTCCAGCTTTTGAAGGAACCACGGGTCTTGGCACCACAAGATAATTGTTATCTACTCTCAATCAGTGGTTAAAGATGCATTCCAGTTTGAATCAACACTAGTAGATATTCATCCAAAATAATCGGGAGGAAACGTGTATTGTAATCTGACTTGATTTACACTTACCAAGTTCTGCCAATAGTGATACTCTTCTGTGCATTTATCACCCCTCCAGGCATCAAGATCGAATAAGTTCATTCCATAAGCCCAGGCACAGGCCTTTGGATTGAATCTTTCCTTGATGAGTGGGTGAGAGAAATTCAAGTACTGCGAATAGCGATGAAAAGACCCAAAGCAGGTTTCAACAGCTCCATTCACCTTCCCCGCCATGTCAATATTCCACAATCCTGTTAAGTCCTTCTGAACCACCACATCGTCGTCCAAATacaaaattttgtgcagcttaGGGTACATCTCTGGCAAATAAAACCGAAGATGGTTCAGCATGGACAACTGACTGGGGTTCCTTGACTTAACGCTGCTTGTTTCCTTATTAGGATCGTCGCCCTCATTTGGAAAATTAGGTTTCTGGAGTTTAGCAGACTCCATCTGCCTCAACAATGGTACGTATGACGAGTTCAAGAACGAGAAATCTTCCACTGCCTTCACCTCGACATGCGCACCCCCTTGGACAGGCCTCATCCTGAACCAGACCTTCATTGCCGCAACAAGCATCTTATTCGTCACAATATGGAACACATGCTTCCATGGCTCCTCTGCATTCTTCATGACTGAATTCACTACCACAGACACAGCAATCACGTTATCTGAAGCTATTGCATAATGATACAAGCTTGGATCTTCCAACTCAGGTTCTGGCTCTTCATCTCTGTACTTTTCTGGATGAGCGATCCTCTCCTCCACCAGCCTCATAGCCAAGCAGTGCAAACTCTTTGGTATCGACTTTGCAGCGATCGAACTCGCGATAACCCCGTTCTTCTTGGCTTTAATAAGCAAGTCATGAACAGCGAAGATAGTATCCTTTAACTTCTGTATTTTCATCTGATTATCGTAGTTCTCCTTCGCCTCCACGATCATCAACCTTGCGACCTTCACTCTATCTTTAACCTCCTTCTCAAACTGCCTCAGCACATCCTCATCCACTGCACCTTCCGGTTCAAACAGGGAAGCCCGATAAGTCGGCTTCATCGGCAGATCAGAGAAGTTCTTTGCCAGATCATCGAACATCCTCAATTGCCTAGAAATCTCAAGCTTGAGCTTTCTAGCATATGCAGCATAAGCATTCACGAGAGTAACGTGGTCGTTGGCTTGCTTATAAATCAAATCTAGCCTCGTCTTCAGCGGGTCAGAGTTCAATGCTAAAATTGTGTGGTGAACATATCCTTTCTCGCTAGGTGTCTGCGGAGAAAATTGGACGATTGCAATAACTTagagaacccaaaaaaaaaaaagaggatctAGATGAAGTCTGCTATTTTCAAAGTTCGTTCATTTAAGCGTTCCAATTACAGGATTCGAAAAGCTGAGCAATTACACTAATTTAGCCAAAATCAATAGAGAAATTAAGCCTTCACGCGACGCATACTTCACTAAATGAACAAAGAAATGCAGTCCAAAGTCCAAAGCCATTTCATTTTACAGTCACAGACGGAATCGAGATCAACTCTGCCAATAACTATTACGTCCGATTCTCGAGATGCGATCCCCCACCTTCCGGCACCACCATTTCCAGCAACAAACACCAGAGTTTTGTCCAATCCCAACTTGTCCATAGAATTTTCTGGAGGTGAAGAGAAAGAGGCAGAGGTACTTACGGAATCGTGATGAGAGGAGAAGAGAACGGAGACGGTGGCGAGGAAGAGGATCGAGAACATGGCGGAGATGAAAATCCTGTAAGAGAAGAAGCCGCGGAGGCCGTTGGCTCCCCCGAATGCCGatcctcctcggcctcctctCACCGGGACCGCCATAGCTGCGAGCTCCCTCAGCTCCCTTTCTCACCCTCAAACGAACAAACGCACGCGCGCCcccgcactctctctctctcagctacCTCCGGTTCGATTCGTGCTCCCTTAACCGTGTCGGATCTCGACAATGGCCGCCTTCAGCTGCTTCTCCTTCTCGCGGAGCTCCAATCGCAAACTAGTAGCAGAAAAGTGAagtgagagagacagagagagagagagctgagaTCTGAGATTTGCGTCGATCGAGGAAGAAGGAACGACCTGAGACTGTATGACAGAGATCATACCGCGTCGGTGACGTTATGTcgttctttattattattattatagttacaaaaaaaaaaataataacaaaaaataacgtgctttttcttttccctttctggcTGATTTTTTGATTTGcgactactttttttttcatcatagTATAAAACTATAGTCTACAacccaatattttaattttcttcaataaagaaaaatgagaaaatgataATTTCTAAgtgatttattttaaatttattgtgaaTTTAACGTAACTCGCgtgtttttgaaatttcatttaattGGACATATTCGTAACTTCTGAAAGTATCGAAAATTTCTATACCTAGAATTGGGCAAAATCCCTCACATTCAATTATCAAGCTTGGTCGGTCCGGGACTCGGATTGCCGTCATTGATTCGGCAAAATTCTCCTCGCCAGGGCCGTGGTCCTTATTTCAACTGTCAACTGCCACCCTGCCACTGTCACCAAAGGCGACTCTCCTTGGTTAACATTCCGAATCTGTGCAGAACCCCGCAACCCCAACTCCCCCGCCAAAACCACAATCTTTCGCCTATCCGGCTCTTTTCGACAGCTTGGTGGTCGGCGATGCTGGAGACCTGTGtcaagatgatcgaagaagACGGAGTGAAGCGGTTTGAGCGACTTGGCAACGCAAGGTAACGGCGAACAAAGAAAGCGATGTCAGCATAGGTCCCGATCTGTTGGGGGAACGCCTAAGGTGGAGGGGATGGAACCGGAAGCAGATCAGTCTCTCGACAGGTGTGACCGGTCATCGCGAGGACTTGCCTATTCGTGAATCGTCGTTGTTGGGGATCGAATGATGCTTATCTAGTTATCTTGAAGAAGCGCTAGTTGCATTGTTTGCAGAGAATAGCTAGAGAATGTGGGCGATTACAGGATCTGATTTTGGTTAGTGAACGAACTCTGCAGTTGCATTTTGTCAAGCCGCTCTAGTCAGTTTCTCATCACTTTCGTCTGCGGAAACacacccccccccctctctctccctcgcacAAGGGAACAGGTACATGGATTCGAATTGCAGCTTGTTTCCTAGTTGATCAATCAAATGCGATCCGAAGTGGTCTCTGTACTGTTCATTCAACAATGATTCGCTCACTTCCTAGAACCCCTTAAAGTTCAATAGATAGGCGAATGATGCTTTTGCTGGTTTAGGACCTGGGAATGTACTCCAAAACTAGCATGATCGATTTATGAACAAGCTGTTCGTCTCTTTACTAGAACATCTCTTCCTCCGAGTAATCCTAGACGCTTGCAAAAAATCAACTGGAATATTTACACCCAATGTCACAAGTTCTTTAATTGGTAAGGTGATCGGGGAGCATGTGATTGGAGAGTCCATTGCCAGGATGTTATTCCCGATCAGATTCTCGGTTAAGGGATCTCAGCATTGTTCACGGTGTGATTTACCGTTCCGGATATCGCTAGCTGAACTTGTAGACGCCTGTCGATACACAGCAACGGAGAAGACTATGATGCAGAGGGATAGGAATGTCTGAAGCCCGTGATTTTTCTGTGTTTTATTCGGATCATGTCACGGGGACATGGTTACGTAGAGTTATATGCTAAAGGCGCAAACTCCTTCGAGCGAAATTTATGCTTGAGAGAATGCACAAATCTACAAGAAACAGCAGGCAATTACTGGTGGTGCATGTATGTTGAGCTAACATTCAACTTCGGGATCTTCTTGACAGTAAGTCTAAGACAGTCGGGGTTCCATACATCATGTCGGAATTTGTTAGTGCAGGAACCAGTCAACTATTATTGTAAAGCACAAAAAGGTCACGGAACCTCAGGTTGTAGCGTGAATCGACTTGtctgaactttaatttgaaagGTGATTGAAGAGTCAATAAAATGAAGTGAATTTTGCCCGTAGCCATGACAGGTTCTTTGTCCATCTCTTATTTTAGTACTTTGCATCTGCCGCTAAACATAGTCTTACCTGGAAAAATCCGGCAATTCTGTACTTGGCAATCAactctttgtaatttttttcctgGTATCATGTATGTCAAGTATATTTGCGGCCATGTGAGCAGGCTACAGCTTATACCTTTGAAGACAATTCAGCGAGGACAGGAAAACAGGTGCATAGATTAAGAGAATCGCTCAGAACAAAGTTTGAAGGCTCCCACACGTTGTCGGTTGGTTGGAGTGTCGACATAGATTCATGACTGgaaaaaattttatgaacatCTTGTCGAATTAAAGATAGAAAAGGAGGTTTGGAGCAATGGTTAGCTCCTTCCATCGCAGTTTCCCGGGTAGTAAGTCGAACTGGTTCGCTCTGTCTTAAGAAGGAAAAACTCCTAGAGAATACCGTAGTAGAAGATATACGCAGCTTGATAAGACAAATCCTGTGCTTGAGCGGGACGGCCAAAGCAATTTTAACAATCAGCGCAAGCTCAGACTATTTTCGCCGTTTGTAAAATCTTCCGGTATTCTCAATATCGAATAAGTACCGTTCCAATCAATATTGCGAAGGTCGCCCTgattttaacgttgtcccaagAATTAAAACCGCCAAAGGTTACCTGCACAGATTTTAACGCGACAACCTGATGGTTGGTCGAGTCATGGAGATACTTGGAAATTGCTTAATCTGCTTTAGGATGCCCtttaattaaaaaggaaacTCCCGGCGATCGTCGAATATGATAAGAGGTAAGGCGGAATACAGCCATGATATGGAGGAATACATGTATGTATTATCTGCCGAGGTAAATCCAAGGCATTGTAAGCAAAGTACGGATTCCTGGAAAGGGAGATAATAAGATGCCGGCGCTTCAGGAGCAGCTGCCAATACCCCACGACAGTTTGCGTGTTCCGGCACTTTGTGTAGGAACCGCAACGAAAACGCATTTAGGCAAAAACTCGATATGAAGGTGGAATCGGTCTCTCGAGGGGCCATACAGAAGCCCCCACCACGACGGGGCAGGGGAGATTCTGGACCACATTTCGATGGAAAAAGGAGGAGATGAAATCAGCACGGCACCTGAAAAAAAGGCAGGAACAGTTCTCTCCTTTGGGAGGAGAGGGAGATAGATGATCAGTGGAGAGCACTTTCGCATGTTTTTACCTTTATATGGTCGCTGTTGGGTTTTCGGTGTTGTGTGTCTGTGCATGTGTATCAAACAAAGAATGACAATGCCCAGCCCCACCACCTCTTTGAGACCTCTCTATGTCATCTCCCAAATCGCCCACTAAAAACATTTTTTCCTCCTCTGCTTCCTGCATTCTCACATGACGCCAATTGATTggtcccttctctttttctcttcaatAATGCATCTTGTATTGTATGCATCAGAAGTTTTTTGACTTCATTCGTTCGTTCACTCCTCAAGCTTCCAGATCTGGGTTTCGCGTGACTGTCGGAGCACGGTATGATACGCCAGGACTATTCCTGGGGAAAGGGGGGATCGATCTCGAAGCCTCTTGCAGGGTTCCTTCCAGGAATTCTTTGCAGTGACTATGTTATGGCTCTAAATGAGATTTAGGAATCTGGTTTAGTTCAGACAACCGCCCGGGAACTAATAATGCTACCGCGGGATCGATAGGAATGGTCGACGGAATCCTTGGAACATGTTATTGACAATTCATTTGGTTTCATACATGCACTCAGAGATAGAGGGGGTAAAAGGACTGGCTCAcctccaagaaaaaaaaaccaggaCAAATCCACTTggtgggaagaaaaaaattgaaaccagGCCATTTCCGGCTTTAAAACTAGCCTAAGGAACAGAGCAGGCATTCAGGTCCGAGGATTGAGTTCCGAGATTGCAAGGAACGTCTTCCAGGTCCCTCAGAGTCGAGTAAGTGTTATTCAGTTGCATATCGGTAATCATCTGGCGAAGCCCGCAGTTGTCCTCCTTGAGCTGGGCATTCTCCTCGAGGACCTTGTCGTTGATCTCCGACACGCGGTTCAGCTTGTCCATGAGCTGGTGGTTCTCGTTGCGCAGCCAGACGACCTGCGACCAGAGCTCATCCAGGTGCCGCTGCTTCCTCATCCGGGACCGGCGGGCCGACTCCCGATTGGATATCATCCTCCTCTGCTTCCGCTCGTTGATCAGCATCAGCTGCTGCTCGTCCCCCTCGTCGGACGTCGAGGGGTTGCTGCTGAAGCAAGGTGAGGGCGCTCCGAGCTCCTGGACCTGAGATGGGAATTGGCCATTGTAGAACGTGCGAGATGAGGTGCTGTAGTGATTGTACGTGCTGGGTTGGTCATGGATCATGCTCAAATGAACTGGGAATTGGGATGTATTGGAAGATATGATGTAATGGAGTCCTGCAACTTCATTAGGCTCCATTCTTTTGCCCCTTTTAAGCGAATTTGGTTGTCTGCAAATTCTTAGAGGAGGTGGAAtagttagagagagagggaggcgagggaatgtggaggaggaagatgggGCTTTTATAGGCTGAGAAAAGGCTTCAACACACCCCACCACTTGAGGAAGAAACAAAATCAAGTTTGATTATAGGCGAGGTTTCATGAACCCTAGGCCATTTGACTATGAAGAAGGATAGATTGATCTGCCATTTATGTGTTAGACGCATGAATTTCTCCTAAGGAGTTTCAGGTTGTGTCCAATTGGAGTTTCCTTCTTTTAGCTCGGTTTTAGTTCTTAACAAGGACCCTCTGGTCTGTGAACAGTAGGGATGTGCATCGGTCCCGGTGCAACTCGAGAATCAGATTGGAACAGACCGGCCGGCTCTAAGTGGTTCCTGGTTCCAAAAATATGGAATCGGGAATAAGCGGTCCGTGTCCCTAGTTCCACATAAAGAACCAAACTGACGAACCGATCaagatttatcaatttttttaacccTGAAACAAAGCCTAATTAGTAaatcatttttgtcttttaatgtCGGGAGACTCCTACTTGCAGGAGtagaagaaataagaaaagaagaagaaatcattggTTCCAAGACCGGATGGACCGGTTCCCAGTTCCATAAGTTGGGAACCGGAACCGATCCTACTcagtccggttccaggttccagaaTGAAAACTCCTCCACCCTGAAATCGATCACTTCTAATGAACAACAAGAACGACATTGAATTCATCTCGCTTCAATTAGCAGTCTAGTGTGCATCCATCAATGAGTCCATGCCTAGAAGAAGATGTGCATCTTCTCAAGGTCATGCCCTTACATATGGATCACAATAATTATGAGATGGGGACAAGGCCAATGTGGGTTTGtggatgatcattttttttcagaCAAAATATGCTtacatcagagagagagagagagaatggcttTCTGGGGAAATTAATCATGTTGTGGGTGGCGTTATTATCTGAATGGAGAAATATGATATGGccaaaaagaggggaaaaaatagTGACAGCAATACTAATAATAATGATCATAAAAAGAGGAGAAGAGTGGATTTTTGGAGAAGTCAATCTCAGAAAAGAAGTTGATGGTTTTACTTAACCGTTCTTAAGCCAATAAAGCACTGTGACGTATGGAATAGGATGTGTAAAGAGGTTGAAAAGGTGACCCATTTCCCTATAATTTGCAGAAAAAGATTTATGTGTTCTAATGACTCAACAAACCACTTCAGTTGATGAAACACATCATGACAACTTCAAGAGTAAATAGGAGCAAGCGCAGGTGTTGTTTGTGCAAATCGAGGCAAACACATGTCCTGAAGATTTTCCACTCAGATGAAAGTCAAGACGAGGTTTAACTGGTAGTGTATGAAAGCGGTAACTGTAACTAACAAGAACTCCTGAAGCAAAAGGCTGTGAGCTGTAGCGTGCTGTCGAAACATCGACCGCAGACCCAGATTTCAGATGAGCCTTGAGAAGTCATTAGATTTCAGAACTAAGGGTGCTTTCGCCAGTCAAGTTTCGTGCAGAAATATAGCTAAATTAGATGCCCCAGAAGCGTACTAGATGCGATATGCTTAGACTACGGACCACGGAATCAAAATATGTTATCAAGAAACTCAAAGTTCTTAATCTGCAGGTACTGAATATGTCATCAGAAGAATATACTATCTAGTTACTCTTTGAGTTACAGCAGAGCTTGGTGCTCAACTCAAGGAGGTCTTTGGACTATGGGTTCCCTCAAGGGTGTCATTATCTTCTCATTCTGGTCAATTCCTCTCTCTGCCCATGGACATGGGTAAAGTTTTGCAGGACCGCCTGATTTCATGCTATACGATTCCGTCCATTTAGCGCGTCTATATGGCCAACAGAAGAATCAGCCATTTCTAATAAGTACGAGTATGCTAGCAGAGTTGTGAAAATGGGCATATATCCATGACCTTTCTAGGCTTTCCATTTCTAGAATGTGCTGGCAAATGCACCGCCCTGCTTCATTAATATCAAGTTGCATTTTCCTGCTATAGATAGGAATTGCCTCTCAATCTTGCAGAAAGCCTAGACATATAATTGATATCGATGACAGAAGCAACCTCTCTTTCAAGATACATATATCCATGAatgaagtagagagagagagagagagagagcgagtccTAATATTAACTAATCCTATGAAACCAGATCACATGTGAactcaaaaggaaagaaaaggagggagAAAAGCTGGCAATCAAGTAGTGGGGGCTAAGCTGGAGTGtccaagttgctgcattttgattttaaatttaCTTGTAGGAGGACGATGGTTTCTCTCGGCCACTCATTGCTTAGCTTAAAAAGGTTGCTGCATTTGTTTAAACCCAGAAAAATGCCATGAATTGGCTGACCTCAATAGGACAAACCAAAGTACAAGCAGTGCAACTGAACTTGGCAGGgaaaggatgaagatgatgtgCTAAGCTTAATATAATGCTTCAACTAATTTATCCAAAAGGAAGCTACACCTAACGGGAGATAGGTAACCAGTTTGGCCGAGATCGACATCGGGGCTtattaacttaaacttttagccTTGGAAATCTAATATGGCAATAGAGTCCGATTACGCATCTTCTTTAGtatattagaaattatttcgCATTTAGTTCTTGTCCGTCTTGTTCTCCGTTCGCGTCATCCGATTTGCATGTAAGATGGGAtgttcaatttgttcatcactaCTTGCACATGGGATTTACTTGGGTCATACATACGTAGTCTCTCTCCGCGCCTAAAAGTTTGAATTCTTAGGTGATAAATCCAAACAATATGCAATAGGAACCGAAACAGCCTCACGCTCTATTTATGCACCAAGATATTGATCCTCCATATGAATTTCTGAAAAGGACGAATAGTATGGGGGCCCTAGAGCTAAATATGAGGTGCCAAATACTTCCAACCAACcccattccccatggtgtgagAAAATGTGCAGTGCATCTGGGTCTGATGTCTGACTGTAGCATGATCACTCACTTCTGGTCAAAATTATTGCCACAAACATGGAGAAGATTGATCTCTCCATCTattcattttgcattttgacTATTTTGGCACTGGATCACTCAACTTGGTCTCAGTCACAGCGAATGGGAGATCGAGTGAAGGAGGGAGGGGGATGGTGGTGTGAATGTACTTTGAAGGCAATCTTTCCATTATATGTGAAGCCCCCAAAATGAGTAGAGCCACTCATGCTGCACTCCTCGAGACCGATTTATAAAGTTAGTATACCGAATAGGAAGATATACTGCGAGTCGGTATCGAGATAAGTACTTCATGTACGGCCTCTCTATGAGCCAACCAATTGAGCAAATCAATCTTAAATACATTAAACGAGTCATGAATTAGGAAATGTGGTGTAAATGCACTAGGAAATGCCATCCTTCCATCGAATGCAAAGCTCTAGATCgcgttttcataaaaaaaaataataataataggaaGATACGTTTAAAAATTGGGGTGCCAATTGCGACGATTAGTGGATATTCAAATAAGTGGATCATACAGGGCACTTAAAAAAAGGACCAGCTGCATCACTAGTAGATCCGTACCGTTAATTCAATCTTAGTACACCTAATCTTTCTCTTGAAGACAATGCTTGggaatactctctctctctctctctctctcactcacttTGTGGAAGGAATATAGTCAACAAGATCATGAGACAGACACAGACTAGTCTTTCATGTCCTGTCTTGCGATTGCTCTACCTTtactcctttctctctctctctctctctctctcttcttttttgctc
It encodes the following:
- the LOC115753412 gene encoding probable galacturonosyltransferase 9 codes for the protein MAVPVRGGRGGSAFGGANGLRGFFSYRIFISAMFSILFLATVSVLFSSHHDSTPSEKGYVHHTILALNSDPLKTRLDLIYKQANDHVTLVNAYAAYARKLKLEISRQLRMFDDLAKNFSDLPMKPTYRASLFEPEGAVDEDVLRQFEKEVKDRVKVARLMIVEAKENYDNQMKIQKLKDTIFAVHDLLIKAKKNGVIASSIAAKSIPKSLHCLAMRLVEERIAHPEKYRDEEPEPELEDPSLYHYAIASDNVIAVSVVVNSVMKNAEEPWKHVFHIVTNKMLVAAMKVWFRMRPVQGGAHVEVKAVEDFSFLNSSYVPLLRQMESAKLQKPNFPNEGDDPNKETSSVKSRNPSQLSMLNHLRFYLPEMYPKLHKILYLDDDVVVQKDLTGLWNIDMAGKVNGAVETCFGSFHRYSQYLNFSHPLIKERFNPKACAWAYGMNLFDLDAWRGDKCTEEYHYWQNLNEDQTLWKSGTLPPGLITFYSSTKSLDKSWHVLGLGYNPSISMDEINHAAVIHYSGNMKPWLDVALNQYKNLWTKYVDNDMEFVQMCNFGL
- the LOC115753416 gene encoding basic leucine zipper 43-like produces the protein MEPNEVAGLHYIISSNTSQFPVHLSMIHDQPSTYNHYSTSSRTFYNGQFPSQVQELGAPSPCFSSNPSTSDEGDEQQLMLINERKQRRMISNRESARRSRMRKQRHLDELWSQVVWLRNENHQLMDKLNRVSEINDKVLEENAQLKEDNCGLRQMITDMQLNNTYSTLRDLEDVPCNLGTQSSDLNACSVP